In a genomic window of Armatimonadota bacterium:
- a CDS encoding phosphoribosylanthranilate isomerase, translated as MPWIIKAFRIGDEGDLGRLDAYRRADAFLLDSRVTGKAGGTGVAFEWGLARTAADAGKPIVLAGGLTPDNVVAALEAARPYAVDVSSGVEASPGRKDHELMRDFVRAVREFDESQM; from the coding sequence ATGCCATGGATTATCAAGGCTTTCCGCATCGGCGACGAGGGTGATCTCGGCCGGCTGGACGCGTACCGACGCGCGGACGCCTTTCTCCTCGATTCGCGCGTGACGGGCAAAGCCGGCGGCACGGGGGTCGCCTTTGAGTGGGGCCTGGCGCGGACCGCCGCGGACGCGGGCAAGCCGATAGTCCTGGCCGGCGGGCTGACCCCGGACAACGTCGTTGCGGCCCTGGAGGCCGCGCGGCCTTACGCGGTGGATGTAAGCAGCGGCGTCGAGGCGTCGCCGGGCAGGAAGGATCATGAACTGATGCGCGACTTCGTGCGCGCGGTGAGGGAATTCGATGAAAGCCAGATGTGA